The following coding sequences lie in one Zingiber officinale cultivar Zhangliang chromosome 2B, Zo_v1.1, whole genome shotgun sequence genomic window:
- the LOC122049009 gene encoding uncharacterized protein At4g14100-like: MVPFTCLSIMLLFLVVSVLFSPPCSASTSSFLPSATSRTSLDAASPTPASWPPQFHSLLYVNSSGALSLVDGALSLVDLWYDWPNSRNFNIIQHQLGTLLYNLEWGNGTSFYYTLDGDRSCRTLHFEVGILRPDWLDGANYLGLEAVDGFLCNVWEKAQFIWYYEDVETRRPVHWLFYTGQSVHVMTFEVGAVLEDAKWQAPVYCFDKEDEQNLKGQSIVSEGPLESLIRKWPLRK; this comes from the exons ATGGTCCCTTTCACCTGCTTGTCGATCATGCTCCTCTTCCTCGTCGTCTCTGTGCTCTTCTCGCCGCCCTGCTCCGCTTCCACTTCCTCGTTCCTGCCATCGGCTACCTCCAGAACGTCACTAGACGCAGCGTCTCCCACCCCGGCGTCGTGGCCGCCGCAGTTCCACTCCCTTCTCTACGTCAACAGCAGTGGCGCCCTCTCCCTCGTCGACGGCGCCCTCTCCCTCGTCGACCTCTGGTATGATTGGCCCAACTCCCGAAACTTCAATATCATCCAACACCAACTGGGTACCCTCCTCTACAACCTCGAGTGGGGAAATGGCACCTCCTTCTACTACACTTTGGACGGCGACCGCAGCTGCCGCACCCTGCACTTCGAGGTCGGGATCCTGCGCCCCGACTGGCTCGACGGCGCCAATTACCTCGGCCTAGAGGCCGTCGACGGTTTCCTATGCAATGTGTGGGAGAAGGCCCAGTTCATTTGGTACTACGAGGACGTCGAGACGCGTCGCCCCGTGCATTGGCTCTTTTATACTG GGCAATCTGTTCATGTAATGACATTCGAAGTAGGAGCAGTGCTTGAGGATGCAAAATGGCAAGCCCCTGTTTATTGCTTTGACAAAGAGGATGAACAAAACCTGAAGGGTCAGTCTATTGTCTCTGAAGGTCCTTTGGAAAGCCTAATTCGGAAATGGCCACTGAGAAAGTAG